One Plasmodium vivax chromosome 13, whole genome shotgun sequence genomic region harbors:
- a CDS encoding hypothetical protein, conserved (encoded by transcript PVX_084480A) has protein sequence MNSRSVTGNKFAGGPNSFENNDSRENYLKEVVTPLGDVYILNEKTNEKFIKGTQRSDGTFRKTIRVRTDYMPQEENCVYQVKGKILEQQNKSRFASSSTKTYAGENPLDSSAASAKKVVTNSALKIFANKSAEKKVPGWNPINENENENENEKAKNLKKKKKKKKKKKTDGETVEN, from the exons ATGAATAGCAGAAGTGTCACAGGGAATAAATTCGCAGGGGGCCCCAActcttttgaaaataacGACAGTAGAGAAAATTATCTAAAGGAAGTGGTGACTCCCTTAGGGGATGTTTACATACttaatgaaaaaacgaatgaaaaGTTTATCAAGGGCACCCAGAGGAGTGACGGCACGTTTAGGAAAACCATCCGCGTGAGGACGGACTACATGCCGCAG GAGGAAAACTGCGTATATCAagtgaaggggaaaatactGGAGCAGCAGAACAAGAGCAGGTTTGCAAGCTCCAGCACGAAGACCTATGCAGGGGAGAATCCCCTCGACAGCAGTGCAGCAAGTGCCAAAAAGGTAGTCACAAATAGCGCTCTGAAAATTTTTGCGAATAAAAGCGCAGAGAAGAAAGTGCCCGGGTGGAACCCCATCAATgagaatgaaaatgaaaacgaaaacgaaaaagcgaagaatttaaaaaagaagaaaaagaagaagaagaaaaaaaagacagaCGGGGAAACAGTTGAGAATTAA